In a single window of the Massilia oculi genome:
- a CDS encoding MFS transporter codes for MTIDNKQRMHLFFLTAICALGGLLYGVDIGIIDPALPYLHRATSLTEGQLSLVVAAVMAGSILGSVVAGMLADWLGRKPMLVVSALLFVGSVTVIYLSQSFVPLLLGRLLQGLSGGVIAVVVPLYLAECLPADRRGRGLALFQFALTAGIVLAAFIGNHYLGNAERAIQAAGSDAVAATAAANHAWRSMFMAVVYPGALFLLGCLFVSESPRWLMRKGRTEQASAVLGRLRPGSACAAEVDEIQASLAEERARPTLSRGAALAEMLTERRYVLPFVLACVILGCNQATGINSLLQFMSTILQHAGLDPVSAASHGTAIKILNMVMTVGAIVLVERKGRVFLLKIGTAGIMVSLCLLALLFHRFESERVDVHAEVAALVRNNALDLNLVDAKLGNAAGPAQLTILYQYGDAQQVAEAYTPTVEAQAVLAREAALAATLPPDQRALLEAARAAWAGRGAASTLDAAQQMIAALPAEARATLDAARRVYMAQRVSVQPPKGLPAGVPLEIVRATVGPTPDERSGQLAALFIAFFIASFSIGPGVCVWLALSELMPTRIRSVGMGVALLINQGTGTLIAGAFLPIVGNFGYHMMFLFWAACTAIYFITATFFLPETRGKSLEEIERLFAAPKAGRGAAGQHG; via the coding sequence ATGACCATCGACAACAAACAACGCATGCACCTGTTCTTCCTGACCGCGATCTGTGCCCTAGGGGGGCTGCTGTACGGGGTCGACATCGGGATCATCGACCCGGCCTTGCCCTATCTGCACAGGGCCACCAGCCTGACCGAGGGCCAGTTGTCGCTGGTGGTGGCGGCCGTGATGGCCGGCTCGATCCTCGGCTCGGTGGTGGCCGGGATGCTTGCTGACTGGCTCGGTCGCAAGCCCATGCTGGTCGTGAGCGCGCTGCTGTTCGTCGGCAGCGTCACCGTGATCTACCTGTCGCAATCCTTCGTGCCGCTGCTCCTCGGGCGTCTGCTGCAGGGGCTATCCGGCGGCGTGATCGCGGTCGTGGTGCCGCTGTACCTGGCCGAGTGCCTGCCGGCCGACCGGCGCGGCCGCGGACTGGCATTATTCCAGTTTGCCCTCACGGCCGGCATCGTGCTGGCCGCCTTCATCGGCAACCACTACCTGGGCAATGCCGAACGGGCGATCCAGGCCGCCGGCAGCGACGCCGTCGCCGCGACCGCGGCCGCCAACCACGCCTGGCGCAGCATGTTCATGGCGGTGGTGTATCCAGGCGCGCTGTTCCTGCTCGGCTGCCTGTTCGTGTCCGAGTCGCCGCGCTGGCTGATGCGCAAGGGACGTACCGAACAGGCGAGCGCAGTGCTGGGGCGCCTGCGCCCGGGCAGCGCCTGCGCGGCGGAAGTCGACGAGATCCAGGCTTCGCTCGCCGAAGAACGCGCGCGTCCGACACTGTCGCGCGGCGCCGCCCTGGCCGAGATGCTGACCGAGCGGCGCTATGTGCTGCCGTTCGTGCTGGCCTGCGTGATCCTGGGGTGCAACCAGGCGACCGGCATCAATTCGCTGCTGCAGTTCATGTCCACCATCCTGCAGCATGCCGGCCTCGATCCGGTGAGCGCCGCCAGCCACGGCACGGCGATCAAGATCCTGAACATGGTGATGACGGTGGGCGCCATCGTGCTGGTCGAGCGCAAGGGACGCGTCTTCCTGCTCAAGATCGGCACCGCGGGCATCATGGTGTCCTTGTGCCTGCTGGCGCTGCTGTTCCACCGCTTCGAGTCGGAGCGGGTCGACGTGCACGCCGAGGTCGCGGCGCTGGTGCGTAACAATGCGCTTGACCTCAACCTGGTCGACGCCAAGCTGGGCAATGCCGCAGGCCCGGCGCAGCTGACGATCCTGTACCAGTACGGCGATGCGCAGCAGGTGGCCGAAGCCTATACGCCGACCGTCGAAGCCCAGGCGGTGCTGGCACGCGAGGCGGCGCTGGCGGCGACCCTGCCGCCCGATCAGCGCGCGCTGCTGGAAGCGGCACGCGCGGCCTGGGCCGGCCGCGGCGCTGCGTCGACACTGGACGCCGCCCAGCAGATGATCGCGGCCTTGCCGGCCGAGGCGCGCGCCACGCTTGACGCCGCGCGCCGCGTGTACATGGCCCAGCGGGTGTCGGTGCAGCCGCCGAAGGGCCTTCCCGCCGGTGTGCCTCTGGAGATCGTGCGCGCCACCGTCGGCCCCACGCCGGACGAGCGCAGCGGCCAGCTGGCGGCCCTGTTCATCGCCTTCTTCATCGCCTCGTTCTCGATCGGCCCCGGCGTGTGCGTGTGGCTGGCCCTGTCCGAGCTGATGCCGACCCGGATCCGGTCGGTGGGCATGGGCGTGGCGCTGCTGATCAACCAGGGCACCGGTACGCTGATCGCCGGCGCCTTCCTGCCGATCGTCGGCAACTTCGGCTATCACATGATGTTCCTGTTCTGGGCCGCCTGCACCGCCATCTACTTCATCACCGCCACCTTCTTCCTGCCCGAGACCCGCGGCAAGTCGCTGGAAGAGATCGAGCGGCTGTTCGCGGCGCCAAAGGCCGGGCGCGGCGCGGCGGGACAGCACGGGTGA
- a CDS encoding TadE/TadG family type IV pilus assembly protein, producing MSANDTQKLPAQRGQRGTAAVEFALLAALFFLVMFGIMEVARMLYVYGTLQEVTRRAASSAAHVYPTDGAGIARLKYHALFRTSPGELALAPPVSDAHLRLDYLALTRDPDDGNLSLVPVAPGSIPNSAARNRQVCMANPNAADCIRFVQVRICGGPVDGAGECPRVRSRMLLPIVDMRVPLHRATTIVPVESFGYQPGDSPCPCP from the coding sequence ATGTCGGCAAATGATACGCAGAAGCTACCTGCGCAGCGTGGCCAGCGCGGCACCGCGGCCGTCGAGTTCGCGCTGCTGGCGGCCCTGTTCTTCCTGGTCATGTTCGGGATCATGGAAGTGGCGCGCATGCTGTACGTCTACGGTACGCTGCAGGAAGTGACGCGCCGCGCCGCCTCCAGCGCGGCGCACGTGTACCCGACCGACGGCGCGGGCATCGCCCGGCTCAAGTACCATGCGCTGTTTCGCACCAGTCCCGGCGAACTCGCGCTGGCGCCGCCGGTGTCGGACGCGCACCTGCGCCTGGATTACCTGGCCCTGACCCGCGATCCCGACGACGGGAACTTGAGCCTGGTCCCGGTCGCCCCGGGTTCGATCCCGAACTCCGCCGCGCGCAACCGTCAGGTGTGCATGGCCAATCCGAACGCGGCCGACTGCATCCGCTTCGTCCAGGTGCGCATCTGTGGCGGCCCCGTGGACGGCGCGGGCGAGTGCCCGCGGGTGCGCTCGCGCATGCTGCTGCCCATCGTCGACATGCGCGTGCCGCTGCACCGGGCGACCACGATCGTACCGGTGGAGTCGTTCGGCTACCAGCCCGGCGACTCCCCCTGCCCCTGCCCCTGA
- a CDS encoding TadE family protein, with product MNPIPSWRRAATTRRQRGAAAVEFAIMLPCLAIVLAPLILCARFMWHYTVAHKAAQDAARYMATVPVVEIRSRTLAAQASAVSVEIVRKELSDLAPGESISDPEVGCDTNACGLRAGTVPRNIRVTVVFYMRDPIFDTYLGQYGLPIDVTVMTPYVGK from the coding sequence ATGAACCCGATCCCGTCCTGGCGCCGGGCTGCCACGACGCGCCGCCAGCGCGGCGCGGCGGCCGTGGAATTCGCCATCATGCTGCCGTGCCTGGCCATCGTCCTGGCGCCCCTGATCCTGTGCGCCCGCTTCATGTGGCACTACACGGTCGCGCACAAGGCGGCGCAGGATGCGGCGCGCTACATGGCCACGGTGCCGGTCGTCGAAATCCGCTCGCGCACCCTGGCGGCCCAGGCCAGCGCGGTGTCGGTCGAGATCGTGCGCAAGGAATTAAGCGACCTCGCCCCAGGAGAGAGCATTTCAGATCCGGAAGTTGGATGCGACACCAATGCCTGCGGGCTCCGGGCCGGCACCGTGCCCCGCAATATCAGGGTCACCGTCGTGTTCTATATGCGTGACCCCATCTTCGACACCTACCTCGGCCAGTACGGCCTGCCGATCGACGTGACCGTGATGACACCCTATGTCGGCAAATGA
- the ppk2 gene encoding polyphosphate kinase 2: MPAVQSTDLTQRVQRDLTDSYDEELELELDDRDLDPESLLPVPTRSEQEKEARRQYFHELFRLQAELVKLQDWVVHTGHKVVILFEGRDAAGKGGVIKRIAQRLNPRVCRVAALPAPNDRERTQWYFQRYVSHLPAAGEIVLFDRSWYNRAGVERVMGFCTDAQYEEFFQTVPEFERMLVRSGIQLIKYWFSISDEEQNARFLSRIHDPLKQWKLSPMDLESRRRWEEYTRAKEIMLERTHIPEARWWVVQGVDKKRARLNCIHHLLQQMPYVEVERPTIELPEREYHDDYVRRPVPPEIIVPEVF; this comes from the coding sequence ATGCCTGCCGTCCAATCCACCGACCTCACCCAGCGTGTGCAGCGCGACCTCACCGACAGCTATGACGAAGAGCTCGAACTGGAACTTGACGACCGCGACCTCGACCCCGAGTCGCTGCTGCCCGTCCCCACCCGCAGCGAGCAGGAGAAAGAGGCCCGTCGCCAGTATTTCCATGAGCTGTTCCGCCTGCAGGCCGAGCTGGTCAAGCTGCAGGACTGGGTCGTGCATACCGGCCACAAGGTCGTGATCCTGTTCGAAGGCCGCGACGCAGCCGGCAAGGGAGGCGTCATCAAGCGCATCGCCCAGCGCCTCAATCCGCGCGTGTGCCGGGTGGCGGCGCTGCCGGCGCCGAACGACCGCGAGCGCACCCAGTGGTATTTCCAGCGCTACGTCTCGCACCTGCCGGCGGCCGGCGAGATCGTGCTGTTCGACCGCAGCTGGTACAACCGCGCCGGGGTCGAGCGCGTGATGGGCTTCTGCACCGACGCCCAGTACGAGGAATTCTTCCAGACCGTGCCGGAATTCGAACGCATGCTGGTGCGCTCCGGCATCCAGCTGATCAAGTACTGGTTCTCGATCTCGGACGAGGAGCAGAACGCGCGCTTCCTGAGCCGCATCCACGATCCGCTCAAGCAGTGGAAACTAAGCCCGATGGACCTGGAATCGCGCCGGCGCTGGGAAGAATACACGCGGGCCAAGGAGATCATGCTCGAGCGGACCCATATTCCCGAAGCGCGCTGGTGGGTCGTGCAAGGGGTGGACAAGAAGCGTGCGCGCCTGAATTGCATCCATCACCTGCTGCAACAGATGCCCTATGTCGAAGTCGAGCGGCCGACGATCGAATTGCCCGAGCGCGAATACCACGACGATTATGTGCGGCGGCCGGTGCCGCCGGAGATCATCGTGCCGGAGGTGTTCTAA
- a CDS encoding family 20 glycosylhydrolase: MGKTTMVGGAVVSTLMAAMMAFALPATAQEAPAKATSAGAMANGAKLHLQWELRRPVAGAQLPKGASPARFTLTNRDTQALPARGWSLYFNAIDRMPRGVQSNGLSLEQIAGGLFRLYPTPDFKGLAPGQAVAFDYQHADSVYTSSKAPSGPYLVVDTAPDTGVALAYSVVPLAQPPQAGVKDSPHSLVTPQDTYERNARASLLPASAVPKVLPTPLQLDAGKGALALKGKPIVEAASNLANEAALARSLFPADLPANGGPALRLSVGSVPGQASPEAYSLTIAADGGIAIVGNSAAGVAHGLQSLRDLMPLPGTKSPALPELTIVDAPRFDYRGFMLDVSRNFHGKETVFKWLDLMARFKLNKFHFHLTDDEGWRLEIAGLPELTDIGAVRGHAAKPGVRLQPAYGSGPDPKNASGSGYFTRDDYKEILRYAQARHIEVIPEIEMPGHARAAVQAMESRYHRLKAAGDPDYAKYLLNDLEDRSVYNSPQLFGDNVINPGHESSYTFIEHVVDEVVKLHREAGAPLSTIHMGGDELAHGAWEKSPVSAAMMKKHNLETVVDLWDYFYDRVDGILRKHGVFMSGWEELAARQTMLDGRPKLIPNPRFTERGFSAYVWNNTTGNEDLAYRLANAGYDIVLTPVTRMYMDMAHNANPEEHGVNWGAYVELDTVHDFIPLDINKHAPESARIGKDRLTDYGKRRVRGLQANLFVETVLEPGRIDYLVMPRLVAVAERGWAADPAWARENDPAKADLLHRAAWTGFVNALGQRVLPRLDLDGSRVAYRIAPPGMVEEGGQVKVNHVLPGMTLRYTVDGSTPNAGSPVVDGPIAARGTIRAAAFDRNGRMGHVASIERR, from the coding sequence TTGGGTAAGACAACGATGGTTGGGGGCGCCGTGGTGTCGACCCTGATGGCGGCCATGATGGCCTTCGCGCTGCCGGCGACGGCGCAGGAAGCGCCGGCCAAGGCGACATCCGCCGGGGCCATGGCCAATGGCGCGAAACTGCACCTGCAATGGGAGCTGCGGCGCCCGGTGGCGGGCGCACAGCTGCCGAAGGGGGCGTCGCCTGCGCGCTTCACCTTGACCAACCGGGACACCCAGGCCTTGCCGGCCCGGGGCTGGTCGCTCTACTTCAATGCGATCGACCGCATGCCCAGGGGCGTGCAGTCGAACGGCCTGTCGCTCGAGCAGATCGCCGGCGGCTTGTTCCGCCTGTATCCCACCCCCGACTTCAAGGGCCTGGCGCCGGGCCAGGCTGTCGCCTTCGATTACCAGCACGCGGATTCCGTCTACACATCCTCCAAGGCGCCGTCAGGTCCTTACCTGGTGGTCGACACCGCACCGGATACCGGCGTCGCGCTCGCCTACAGCGTCGTGCCGCTGGCGCAGCCGCCGCAGGCCGGCGTCAAGGACAGCCCGCACTCGCTGGTCACGCCGCAGGACACCTACGAGCGCAACGCGCGCGCCTCGCTGCTGCCCGCATCGGCCGTGCCCAAGGTCTTGCCGACTCCATTGCAGCTGGACGCCGGAAAGGGCGCGCTGGCGCTCAAGGGCAAGCCAATAGTGGAAGCGGCATCGAACCTCGCCAACGAGGCGGCGCTGGCGCGCTCCTTGTTCCCGGCCGACCTGCCGGCCAATGGCGGCCCCGCGCTGCGCCTGTCCGTGGGCAGCGTGCCCGGCCAGGCCTCGCCCGAAGCCTACAGCCTGACGATCGCAGCCGATGGCGGCATCGCCATCGTCGGCAACAGCGCTGCCGGCGTGGCCCACGGCCTGCAGTCGCTGCGCGACCTGATGCCGCTGCCGGGGACGAAGTCGCCGGCATTGCCCGAGCTGACCATCGTCGATGCCCCGCGCTTCGACTACCGCGGCTTCATGCTGGACGTATCGCGCAACTTCCATGGCAAGGAAACCGTGTTCAAGTGGCTCGACCTGATGGCGCGCTTCAAGCTGAACAAGTTCCACTTCCATCTGACCGACGACGAAGGCTGGCGCCTGGAGATCGCCGGCCTGCCCGAGCTGACCGACATCGGGGCCGTGCGCGGCCATGCCGCCAAGCCCGGCGTGCGCCTGCAGCCGGCCTACGGCTCCGGGCCCGACCCGAAAAACGCCAGCGGCAGCGGTTACTTCACCCGCGACGACTACAAGGAAATCCTGCGCTATGCGCAGGCGCGCCACATCGAGGTGATTCCGGAGATCGAGATGCCGGGCCACGCGCGCGCCGCCGTGCAGGCGATGGAATCGCGCTACCACCGCCTGAAGGCGGCCGGCGACCCGGATTACGCGAAGTACCTCCTCAACGACCTCGAAGACCGCTCGGTGTACAACTCGCCGCAGCTGTTCGGAGACAATGTGATCAACCCGGGCCATGAGTCGAGCTATACCTTCATCGAACACGTGGTGGACGAGGTGGTCAAGCTGCACCGGGAGGCGGGCGCGCCGCTGTCGACCATCCATATGGGCGGCGACGAGCTGGCGCACGGCGCCTGGGAAAAATCGCCCGTCAGCGCGGCGATGATGAAGAAGCACAACCTGGAAACCGTGGTCGACCTGTGGGATTATTTCTATGACCGGGTCGACGGCATCCTGCGCAAGCATGGCGTGTTCATGTCGGGCTGGGAAGAGCTGGCCGCGCGCCAGACGATGCTCGATGGCCGTCCCAAGCTGATCCCGAATCCGCGCTTCACGGAACGCGGCTTCTCGGCCTATGTGTGGAATAACACGACGGGCAATGAAGACCTGGCCTACCGCCTGGCCAACGCCGGCTACGACATCGTCCTGACGCCGGTGACGCGCATGTACATGGACATGGCGCACAACGCCAATCCGGAGGAGCATGGCGTCAACTGGGGCGCCTACGTGGAACTGGACACGGTCCACGACTTCATCCCGCTCGACATCAACAAGCATGCGCCAGAGAGCGCGCGCATCGGCAAGGACCGCCTGACCGACTACGGCAAGCGCCGCGTGCGCGGCCTGCAGGCCAATCTGTTCGTCGAGACCGTGCTCGAGCCGGGCCGCATCGACTACCTGGTGATGCCGCGCCTGGTGGCGGTGGCCGAGCGCGGCTGGGCGGCGGATCCGGCCTGGGCCCGCGAAAACGATCCGGCCAAGGCGGACCTGCTGCACCGCGCCGCCTGGACCGGCTTCGTCAACGCCCTCGGCCAGCGCGTGCTGCCGCGTCTCGACCTGGATGGCTCGAGGGTCGCCTACCGCATCGCTCCGCCGGGGATGGTCGAGGAGGGCGGGCAGGTGAAGGTGAACCACGTCCTGCCCGGGATGACCTTGCGCTACACGGTCGACGGCAGCACGCCCAATGCAGGCAGTCCGGTCGTGGACGGGCCGATCGCGGCGCGCGGCACGATCCGCGCCGCCGCCTTCGACCGCAACGGCAGGATGGGTCACGTCGCCAGTATCGAACGGCGCTGA
- the htpX gene encoding protease HtpX: MKRTLLFIATNLGIMLVLGITASLLGVNRFLTSNGLDLTRLLMFAGLMGFGGAFISLLLSKPIAKWSTKARVIAQPSNSTEQWLLDTVAAQAQRAGIGMPEVAIYEGEPNAFATGATRNSSLVAVSTGLLQSMTEQEVEAVLAHEVAHIANGDMVTLTLIQGVVNTFVIFLARIVGYFVDGMLRKNDEENTGPGIGYMVTVIVCEIVFGILASIIVAWFSRQREFRADRGAANIMGQSQPMVAALRRLGGLAEGELPKNMSAFGISGKGGALALFSSHPPIEERIAALQGR; encoded by the coding sequence ATGAAACGTACTCTGTTGTTTATCGCGACCAACCTGGGCATCATGCTGGTGCTGGGCATTACCGCCAGCCTGCTGGGCGTGAACCGCTTCCTCACTTCGAACGGCCTGGATCTGACCAGGCTGCTGATGTTCGCCGGCCTGATGGGCTTCGGCGGCGCCTTCATCTCGCTGCTGCTGTCGAAACCGATCGCCAAGTGGTCGACGAAGGCGCGCGTCATCGCGCAGCCGTCCAATTCGACCGAACAGTGGCTGCTGGACACGGTGGCGGCCCAGGCCCAGCGCGCCGGCATCGGCATGCCCGAAGTGGCGATCTACGAGGGCGAGCCGAACGCCTTCGCCACCGGCGCCACCAGGAATTCGTCGCTGGTCGCGGTGTCGACCGGCCTGCTGCAGTCGATGACCGAGCAGGAAGTGGAGGCCGTGCTGGCCCACGAGGTGGCCCACATCGCCAACGGCGACATGGTCACGCTGACCCTGATCCAGGGCGTGGTCAACACCTTCGTGATCTTCCTGGCGCGCATCGTCGGCTACTTCGTGGATGGCATGCTGCGCAAGAATGACGAGGAAAACACCGGACCCGGGATCGGCTACATGGTCACCGTGATCGTGTGCGAGATCGTGTTCGGCATCCTGGCCAGCATCATCGTGGCCTGGTTCTCGCGCCAGCGCGAGTTCCGCGCCGATCGCGGCGCCGCCAACATCATGGGCCAGTCCCAGCCGATGGTCGCGGCCCTGCGCCGCCTGGGCGGGTTGGCCGAGGGCGAGCTGCCGAAGAACATGAGCGCATTCGGCATCTCGGGCAAGGGCGGCGCGCTGGCGCTGTTCTCGAGCCATCCACCGATCGAAGAGCGGATCGCGGCCCTGCAGGGCCGCTGA
- a CDS encoding TerC family protein, with protein MEWLFDPAIWAGLLTLVVLEIVLGIDNLIFIAILADKLPPHQRDKARLIGLTLAMLMRLGLLTIVSWLVTLTTPLFALGPWSPSGRDLILLLGGVFLLFKATVELHERLEGVTHVHTQSKVYASFGAVVAQIVVLDAVFSLDAVITAVGMVDELGVMMAAVIISIGVMILASKPLTRFVNAHPTVVVLCLSFLLMIGLSLVAEGLGFHIPKGYLYAAIGFSILIEALNQFARRNFLKNEARLPLRDRTADTVLRLMGGKRRQDAEPDAQDEQPDEAQAFGVEERNMVSGVLTLADRSIRSIMTPRSEMSWVNLDDEADEILRQLQESPHSRMPVGRGQLDNLVGIARTKDLISKLVLQARIDDAVGDGTGANGPIRKPILLPDTAGVLKAMDTLKRAHGQLVLVTDEFGIVQGLLTPVDILEAIAGEFPDEDEQLAIQPKGPGEWEVIGTADLHQLEQVLETGGLVSSDDDYTSLAGFLLARFESLPDPGQKIEIDGLRYRILSVEERRIAKVLVQRIVADDAEQAA; from the coding sequence ATGGAATGGCTATTCGACCCGGCAATCTGGGCGGGTCTGCTCACACTCGTTGTCCTGGAAATCGTCCTCGGCATCGACAACCTGATCTTCATCGCGATCCTGGCCGACAAGCTGCCGCCGCACCAGCGCGACAAGGCGCGCCTGATCGGCCTGACCCTGGCCATGCTGATGCGCCTGGGCCTGTTGACCATCGTGTCCTGGCTGGTGACGCTCACCACGCCGCTGTTCGCGCTGGGGCCGTGGTCGCCCTCCGGGCGCGACCTGATCCTGCTGCTGGGCGGCGTGTTCCTGCTGTTCAAGGCCACCGTCGAGCTGCACGAACGCCTGGAAGGCGTGACCCACGTCCACACCCAATCGAAGGTGTATGCCAGCTTCGGCGCCGTGGTGGCGCAGATCGTGGTGCTCGATGCCGTGTTCTCGCTCGACGCCGTGATCACCGCGGTCGGGATGGTCGACGAACTGGGTGTCATGATGGCGGCCGTCATCATCTCGATCGGCGTCATGATCCTGGCTTCCAAACCGCTGACCCGCTTCGTCAACGCGCACCCGACCGTGGTCGTGCTGTGCCTCTCGTTCCTGCTGATGATCGGCCTGTCGCTGGTGGCCGAGGGCCTGGGCTTCCACATCCCGAAAGGCTATCTGTACGCCGCGATCGGCTTCTCGATCCTGATCGAGGCCCTGAACCAGTTCGCGCGCCGTAACTTCCTGAAGAACGAGGCGCGCCTGCCGCTGCGCGACCGCACCGCCGACACCGTGCTGCGCCTGATGGGCGGCAAGCGGCGCCAGGATGCCGAGCCGGACGCGCAGGATGAACAGCCTGACGAAGCGCAGGCCTTCGGTGTCGAGGAGCGCAATATGGTCAGCGGCGTGCTGACCCTGGCCGACCGCTCGATCCGCTCGATCATGACGCCGCGCTCCGAGATGTCCTGGGTTAACCTCGACGACGAGGCGGACGAGATCCTGCGCCAGCTGCAGGAGTCGCCGCACAGCCGGATGCCGGTCGGCCGCGGCCAGCTCGACAACCTGGTCGGCATCGCCCGCACCAAGGACCTGATCAGCAAGCTGGTGCTGCAGGCGCGCATCGACGACGCCGTCGGCGACGGCACTGGCGCCAACGGTCCGATACGCAAGCCGATCCTGCTGCCCGACACCGCCGGCGTGCTCAAGGCCATGGACACGCTCAAGCGCGCCCACGGCCAGCTGGTGCTGGTGACCGACGAATTCGGCATCGTCCAGGGCCTCCTGACCCCGGTCGACATCCTGGAGGCGATCGCCGGCGAATTCCCCGACGAGGACGAGCAGCTGGCGATCCAGCCGAAAGGCCCCGGTGAATGGGAAGTGATCGGCACCGCCGACCTGCACCAGCTGGAGCAGGTGCTGGAAACCGGGGGCCTGGTGAGCAGCGACGATGACTACACCTCGCTGGCCGGCTTCCTGCTGGCGCGCTTCGAGAGCTTGCCGGATCCCGGCCAGAAGATCGAGATCGACGGGCTGCGCTACCGCATCCTGAGCGTGGAGGAGCGCCGCATCGCCAAGGTGCTGGTCCAGCGCATCGTGGCCGACGATGCCGAACAGGCCGCCTGA
- a CDS encoding cytochrome c, producing MTKQKPVKKIVLGLAILGAVAFAGAYGYAVAPTETRKIEPGPQLANLAPGVKPDAGLIEKGRYVATASDCIACHTAPGGKEFAGGRVIQSPIGNMYATNVTPDKETGIGNYSLDDFDRAVRHGIVPSGGTLYPAMPFPSYARMSDDDMRALYAYFMHGVEPVRQANRDNEISWPLSMRWPLGIWRKTFVPAQGPMDLSKYSDQKIARGAYLVQSLGHCGSCHTPRAATLNELALDESGPEYLAGGPLIDGWLAVNLRGDKVDGMGNWTAQDIVDTLKTARNKHSGVLGEPMQDVVKHSTQNMTDDDLMAMALYIKSLPESGNKKASFAASDATVQKIMQGNDSERGVQLYLDNCAACHRVDGKAAGDVFPALPGNPTVLSADPTSLIRVILAGARLPSTHTAPSDLGMPGFAWRLSDEETAQLATFVRSSWGNQASPVGAADVARIRKLVKEHELHTADKGDTKH from the coding sequence ATGACCAAACAAAAACCTGTCAAGAAAATCGTCCTCGGTCTCGCCATCCTTGGTGCGGTGGCGTTCGCCGGCGCCTACGGCTATGCCGTGGCGCCGACCGAGACCCGCAAGATCGAACCCGGGCCACAACTGGCAAACCTGGCCCCCGGCGTCAAGCCGGATGCCGGCCTGATCGAGAAGGGCCGCTACGTCGCCACCGCGTCCGACTGTATCGCCTGCCACACGGCGCCGGGCGGCAAGGAATTCGCCGGCGGCCGCGTGATCCAGTCGCCGATCGGTAATATGTATGCGACCAACGTCACGCCGGACAAGGAAACCGGCATCGGCAACTACTCGCTGGACGATTTCGATCGGGCGGTCCGCCACGGCATCGTGCCAAGCGGCGGCACGCTGTATCCGGCGATGCCGTTCCCGTCGTATGCCCGCATGAGCGACGACGACATGCGCGCGCTGTACGCCTACTTCATGCACGGCGTCGAGCCGGTCAGGCAGGCCAACCGCGACAACGAGATCAGCTGGCCGCTGTCGATGCGCTGGCCGCTGGGCATCTGGCGCAAGACCTTCGTGCCGGCGCAGGGCCCGATGGACCTGTCGAAGTATTCCGACCAGAAGATCGCCCGCGGCGCCTACCTGGTGCAGAGCCTGGGCCACTGCGGCAGCTGCCACACCCCGCGTGCGGCGACGCTCAATGAGCTGGCGCTGGACGAATCCGGTCCGGAATACCTGGCCGGCGGTCCGCTGATCGATGGCTGGCTGGCGGTCAACCTGCGCGGCGACAAGGTCGACGGCATGGGCAACTGGACTGCGCAAGACATCGTCGACACGCTCAAGACCGCCCGTAACAAGCACTCGGGCGTGCTGGGCGAGCCGATGCAGGACGTCGTCAAGCACAGCACCCAGAACATGACGGACGACGATCTGATGGCGATGGCGCTCTACATCAAGAGCCTGCCGGAGAGCGGCAACAAGAAGGCCAGCTTCGCCGCCAGCGACGCCACCGTGCAGAAGATCATGCAGGGCAACGACAGCGAACGCGGCGTCCAGCTCTACCTGGACAACTGCGCGGCCTGCCACCGCGTGGACGGCAAGGCGGCCGGCGACGTGTTCCCTGCGCTGCCGGGCAATCCAACGGTGCTCTCGGCCGACCCGACCTCGCTGATCCGCGTGATCCTGGCCGGCGCACGCCTGCCATCGACCCACACCGCGCCGTCCGACCTGGGCATGCCGGGCTTCGCATGGCGGTTGTCGGACGAAGAGACGGCGCAGCTGGCTACTTTTGTCCGCAGCAGCTGGGGCAACCAGGCTTCGCCGGTCGGCGCAGCCGATGTGGCCAGGATCCGCAAGCTGGTCAAGGAGCATGAGCTGCATACGGCGGACAAGGGCGATACCAAGCACTGA